The window AACGAAAATGGAGATGACGGGGCCGATGGCGACTGTAGAACTGATGACTCCCCCCAGAACATCGGCGAGCAGGAGGACATGTGCATAACTGACGACCTCGACGGGAATAGTGCGGAACTACTTAAAAGCAACTCCGATGTGGAAAACGATTTCGCAAATAACCCTGACGCGGTGAGTGGTGATACATTGACGAACAACAATTCCTATCCGCAATACTCTAATAGAAACTGCGCATATAATAAATCAAAACACGAAAATAGGGCCTATGGCAGAATGCGCAGCCAGAAGGGTAATCTCGCTAATTATTCCTTTATGAATAGCAGTGCTTTCAATAAAAATTCCATCAACGTTCGGAGGAGCGAGCACGACGACGAGGATGTGGACGACGATGTTGACGAGGAGAATGACGCGGATGTTGGCGCGGATGTTGACGCGGACTTCGAGGCGAAATTCGGGGCGGATCCTGATGTGGATGCCAATGCCTACTGCTATGGCGACTGCGACTACAGCGGTGACTGTGGTGGGGAAGGCGCCCGAGGTGGTGATATAACCACGTGCATTAAACCGTTCGGGCGTGTGAAGGACACCGACTGCGACCACAACGATGTTAGCGACTGCTTCACTGGAGAGATGAACACAACATTCAATCCCTACGTTAAGAAACgcgcttttaaaaaagaaatgtacaaaaatcCATATGACGAGGTGTGCAAAATTAACAGCAAGTTTGACACTTTTGACGTTGGCATTTTCCAGGGAGACAAACAAATGCTTATTTACAACAAGGATAACTTAATACGGGACAGAGTACCCGATGGGGAATGTGCGTACTGTGATTCTGGTGCgcacaagggggggaagcacaagAGTGCACAGAGCGCGTGGAAGAAGCGCGGGAACGAGAGCGATGTGGATGCCGGCGATGTGGATATTGGCGATGTGGATGCCGGCGATGTGGATGCTGGCGATGTGGATGCTGGCGATGTGGATGCTGGCGATGTGGATGCTGGCGATGTGGATGCTGGCGATGTGGATATTGGCGATGTGGATGCTGGCGATGTGGATGCTGGCGATGTGGATATTGGCGATGTGGAGGAGCACGTGCATGAAGGGTATGACGAGGACGGCGATCACCATCACGACCAGGACTACAATCGTGATCATCATCTGGATGACCATCTGGGTGACGGCCACGGCGATCGCAACCGCGACGACTTGCTGTTCTCCATGGCGCCGTACGGTCGGACCAGCGGCGGAAAGTTCGAAACGCCCCCCAGGAACAAATTTAACCTTTTCAATAACTCGAACGCGTTTGAGTGCAGCCAGGGGAGCTGCGGGGAGAGTTGCTTCCAGGATAAGTGCCTCCAGGAGAACTGCCTCCAGGAGAACTGCCTCCAGGAGAACTGCTTCCAGGAGAGTTGCTTCCAGGATAAGTGCTTCCAGGAGAACTGCTGCCGGGGTGGTAACTTCCATGATGGCGGCTTCCAAGGTAACGGCTGTCGGGACGACTGCTGCAGGGGCATTTGTGCCCCGGATAAATACCACATGCGGTACAGCGAGCGCGCGATGAGCGGTAACTTCTCGGACGGAGGGAAGAACGTCGAAAGGTACCTGACAAACGTGCGCAGCGATAAAAAGGCCGCCTACAGCAACCCATTCAACTTGAATAGCAGCATTGCGTACAACCTCTACCGCAGGGGCAACAAgaattatttccccccaaatCAGTATGATCATATTTGTAAGGATAAATGTGCAAACCAtgtgatgaaaaattatttcgacgtaaaaatgaaggaaagcaaaaatgatgaaaacaAATCAGCAACGTtaggagaacaaaaaaaaaaagattttaaaGGAGCGTTTGTTTCAGTGCCAAACATTAACAATTTGAATGGGCAAAAATTCTCCGCCCCAAATGACGTATATTATTATAGCAATAGGAAAAAatcggaagaaaaaattttgattgcAAATTTGTACGAAGAGGTTGATTATTCTAGCAGGGGAGTAGGAGGTGGTGGAGCAGTCGGCCACGTCGGGGGAGGAGTAGTTGGTCACGTCGGGGGAGGAGTAGTTGGTCACGTCGGGGGAGGAGTAGTTGGTCACGTCGGGGGAGGAGGAGTCGGCCACATCGGGGGAGTAGTTGGCCACGTTGGGGGAGGAGTGGGCCATGTCGGAGGTGGGATGGTTGGCCGATTAGCCATCGATTCTGCGCCTGCAGGAGGAGTACCGTCAGGAATTATGATGACACCCTCATCATCCGCAGGAAAGGGAACGACCGGCGTGACAGCAGGTGCCGCCATGACATTCGGTTCATCTCCCGTAAATGCAGGAGATTGTTGGatgaagaggcaaaaaataagtgtaagtagcaacaaaattgaaattgTTAGGAAGATCGATATGAATTACAAAAGGAGAATTATTGACTCGTCGCGAACTATGGtatcaaataaatatatgcagcATTATGGCAGCAACAATTTAGCGCTACCCAGTAGCAGTTATTGCCACGACGCACTTGCCAAGTGTAATGGTTTGTATGATCATTCCGCTAACAACAGAAGTTTGAAAATGCCTCCCAAAACGAATAACCTAATGCCAATTGATCATAATGGTTTTTCAAATATACGCACAAAAATACCCTCAGAAAAAACACACGCAAATTTGTTCAATCATGTTATAGATGTCGAAAAATtacaagaaaataaatatcgAATATATAAGCAATTAAATATGAGCAGTAAgggtagaa of the Plasmodium cynomolgi strain B DNA, chromosome 7, whole genome shotgun sequence genome contains:
- a CDS encoding hypothetical protein (putative); the encoded protein is MHNAPKTEISKNNLNFFGSFYTKYGKKNNDEVSTSEHPVTEENFTNEKNNSNQNVSSNISISSNILSSNIRSSNILSTNILSSNILSTNILSTNVLSTNVVSSSSNQVESEHDLFMESEQDYDSLKNPYKSAKLFYDNNMPFETSRKSSKSLLDKNYFSIAHASIFPAEGFLGTSPKNSSQNAKSRKNSKSNDNLYDTDYYIDNNSYMNNQSKFSKFLEAFQNVDGSDDYDTFDIFGINKPRTNQGYTSVGAGRKTEKGAPAKEKDDATSGVAPSTAEDAQNNQAKEDDKLTGGLKRQAVVQGESKAGSRHREVECDPGSDRCAGGSGEHGGEYIGEHNGEYIGEHVADHVADHVGDCVADAAGDHSAQSDEAHQNNPTETHTGEKHPYDEKNFGYDKFLLKNFFSKISMFISNNNEEEGEGGGGKYESKEIGKDDNHLTVPFSRKCESLNSYTSPYELKEYFDNNDMKSQTEKIRNSLERFDTWEPFPSSEEKNKYEMTNEINDRCSRGESHKNDNVGRSERGDRPETNQHANVQSQYANTQTENSENRSEENRSDYNSTKCYHYVRNTDQPIDYSLSDLGGKEMTQRKCHACANEEEQEEQSYAVHMDNEQMGNEEVKEEANNAASKRGYHRNDYQYNKHMLLSDLKHFPCVNYSGKQDGSEFFRNKESLHKYYSMLHKLSKKETKPSAAPSSVCLSGANNDGVNRQGNDNKDSIDAISAGDASRNGAHEKNENGDDGADGDCRTDDSPQNIGEQEDMCITDDLDGNSAELLKSNSDVENDFANNPDAVSGDTLTNNNSYPQYSNRNCAYNKSKHENRAYGRMRSQKGNLANYSFMNSSAFNKNSINVRRSEHDDEDVDDDVDEENDADVGADVDADFEAKFGADPDVDANAYCYGDCDYSGDCGGEGARGGDITTCIKPFGRVKDTDCDHNDVSDCFTGEMNTTFNPYVKKRAFKKEMYKNPYDEVCKINSKFDTFDVGIFQGDKQMLIYNKDNLIRDRVPDGECAYCDSGAHKGGKHKSAQSAWKKRGNESDVDAGDVDIGDVDAGDVDAGDVDAGDVDAGDVDAGDVDAGDVDIGDVDAGDVDAGDVDIGDVEEHVHEGYDEDGDHHHDQDYNRDHHLDDHLGDGHGDRNRDDLLFSMAPYGRTSGGKFETPPRNKFNLFNNSNAFECSQGSCGESCFQDKCLQENCLQENCLQENCFQESCFQDKCFQENCCRGGNFHDGGFQGNGCRDDCCRGICAPDKYHMRYSERAMSGNFSDGGKNVERYLTNVRSDKKAAYSNPFNLNSSIAYNLYRRGNKNYFPPNQYDHICKDKCANHVMKNYFDVKMKESKNDENKSATLGEQKKKDFKGAFVSVPNINNLNGQKFSAPNDVYYYSNRKKSEEKILIANLYEEVDYSSRGVGGGGAVGHVGGGVVGHVGGGVVGHVGGGVVGHVGGGGVGHIGGVVGHVGGGVGHVGGGMVGRLAIDSAPAGGVPSGIMMTPSSSAGKGTTGVTAGAAMTFGSSPVNAGDCWMKRQKISVSSNKIEIVRKIDMNYKRRIIDSSRTMVSNKYMQHYGSNNLALPSSSYCHDALAKCNGLYDHSANNRSLKMPPKTNNLMPIDHNGFSNIRTKIPSEKTHANLFNHVIDVEKLQENKYRIYKQLNMSSKGRKNVNDFIDLEDVHERNNCDVYRRSAASAANAANAANAANAANVVDYDWKKEKFLKKKSALLNFYNDVEGDRAVNSFFPCGKKREQMVNYIIDVDKVYEDDNTTSTTNSSTISTTNSSTISTTNSSTISTANSNTNSNTFFTVTAATTN